From Pirellulales bacterium:
ACCGGGCTGCGAATATTGAGCACGGGATTGGCATTCGCCGCGATTCCGTCGAGCCGGCCGTTCACGTAAAGCCGCGAATCGGTGTTGGTATACGTGTGAACCACATGAATCCATTGCGACGTCGGCAGCCGGCCGACCGACGAAACATTGCCGCCGGAGAAATAGCAATCCATACGCATATGCGGCGGGCTGGCCAATTGCATGACGACCTTGCCCCGCGCTTGTTCATTGCCCCAACCGACGATCGTCGCATTCGAGCGATCGGCGCGAAACCAAACCTCTGTCGAATGCGGGCTGGCCCCCACGGGAAAACCGGCGACCTTTTCGCCGCAAGAAATGCCCTTGCCGACTTGGAAATGCCGGGCCCCGGCAATGACACCTGGACTTGCCGTCGTGCCGGCATCGATTGGTGCAAGCGAGCTGACCTCATCCTTCATCGGATTCTTACGGTCGCTCAAATGCATGACTTCCAGGAAGCCGTTCGACGAATTGAACACCGCCGCGCCGTTGGATTCGCCGGCCGCGTCTGAATTGCCCCAGTGAAGCTCGATTTCTTGGCGCGAATTTCCGTGGATCACGGGGAGCCGCACCCAAATGGCCGCCGTTCCATCCTCGGCATCCCACTGCTCGATTTGATAGCTCAGCGGCTTGCCATCCTGCGAGAAGCGGATATCCGCCCCGTCGGACTTCGCCTGATGGAAATCGAACGATTCCTTGTTCAATCGCACAAGGACCGGGAATCCCTCTTCCCTTGCCGTATCGGGCAGGTTAGCGCCGTCAGGAGTGGTCAGAACGGCGAGCGAGCCGGAATGCCGCCAACCGTCATATTGCGCGAAGGCCGATTGGAGTGGCAGCAGTAAAACGACGGCGAAGATCAATTTCTTGGCCACGGAAATTCGTCCGTCGCTGGTGAGGCGGGTTCCTGCTACCGCTTGCTCATCCCGGCCATGACCGCAAATGTGCCCGCGGCGGCAACGGTTGCCAGCAATAGGCCGCCGAACATTTTTAGCCAGCCGAAACTGTCGCCCGAATTCAAGAAAACCTGAAACCCGATAACGACCAGGCAGAAGACCATGATCGAGACCAGAATTGCGTTCTTTGAGTCATCCATATCGGTTGCCGGGATCGACGGATGAATGGGAGGATTTATGGAGGTGAGGGGTGCCCCAGGAAAGGCTGGGGCAATGGTCGCCAAAGGGACCGTCTGGTGGGGGCCTTCCCTGGGCCTGGGCTGCTCTGCGATTTTGCAAGCATTTCGTCAAACAATTTCGTCTTTGACGATCGCGACGTAGTGCGGCGTTTTTTGCGATGCGGTCAGTTCGCCGGCTTTCTTGTCGGCCTGCTTGCGCTCGCTGTATTCGAAGAGGTGGACACGCTTGCCGGTTTGATTGAAGATCCCCCAAAAAGCCTTGCGGCGAACTTCTTTGGCCGTTTTCGCTCGACTCTTGCGGGCAGTGGCCCGCTTGGGCGCGGCCTTCTTGGCCTTTTTCTTTGCGCCGCCTTCTTCCCCATCGTCGCCATCGCCTTCATCGGCGTCTTCGACTTCGTCCGCCGCTTCGGCCGCTTCCGCCGCCTCGCCGGCAGCCCGCAACTCTTTTCGATTCAATATTTTGCGAGCCATGTCACTCTCGAAAGGAAACTGGAAATGGTTCGACGCGCCAAATTTCGCCCCGATTTTTCCGGGCCGACGGCGTCTATATTAGCGAATCGCGAAGCGGCGGGCTAGGAGCGGAGCGTTGGCGCGGAGCAATAATTTCAGTCGGCAAAGGAACGGCAACTCGACGGGCGCTTCGCGCTTCTCTTAGCTTGCCGCTTCATCGGCCGCCGCATCGGCCGCGGGAACAATTGGCGTCGCGCCGGGCGGGGGCGTCCCGCCGCCAGCGCGAACGTAGCGACTTCGCTCGCGCGCATATTCGTCGGCAGCGGGCAGATCGGCGGCCGGGTTGCTTGCCGGCAGATTCGCGGCCTCCGTCGCTCGATCGAAGAGCCGCTGCAAGAACGGCCGGCACCAACCACAACCTGTCCCGGCCCCGAAGCATTCGCTGATCTGGCTGGCGCGCCGTGGCCGCTCGACGCGCAAGAAATTCTCCACTTTCCGCTTCGTCACATGAAAACAGAGGCAAAGTTCGTCGTCGGGAAGCATGACGGGGGAAGGGCGATGGCGGACTGAGCAAAAATCGGAATAGATGGCATTGTGCAGTTTACCCGATTTTTTGTTCCGACGTCCGCGAATGCTTGGCGGCATCGCGACTGGACGGAAACGAAGGTAAGCTTTGCACCCTAGCAAGACTCGTCGGCGCTACTCTGAAATGTGTCGACCGAACTGGTTCTCCGATGCGAATCCGAGCTGCCATCGCGGGATCTCGCCGCTGTCCATCGGCATTTTTCGGTTGCCTGTTTCAATCGCGCTTGGACGCCTATCGAAAGGCCGGACCGCACGACTGCCGATGATGAAGCGATGGTGCTTCCGGCGGCGGCATCGATTTGGCGTTGGAGTCAGCGTGAAGACCGCACCGAGCGGGACCTGTCGATCCGACGATATCTTTGCAAACCAATAATCATTATCGTCAAGTGCCGATTCCCTTCGCCAAAATTACGGCGATTAATTCGACATTCGCGGGGGCCGCCGCCAAATGCGCTGACTAGGTTTGTCGGTCTTGGATCCGCGCTTTCGCTAGACAGTCGTTCTGCTGCCGGTTTAGAATCGAATAGACCGTCCTTGTCTTTTGCCATCGATAGGCGCTGCATGAGCTTTTCCTTCCGAACCGTTTGGGCTCTGCCGCTGGTTGTCGCTGGCCTTGCGCTTGTCGGTTGCGGGCAAGAGAAGGCGGCGGAGACGGGGCCACCGAAGCCGGTGATCGCGGTGAGCATCTTTCCTGTCGCCAGTCTGGTCCAGCAACTGACCGACGATTGGGCCGAGGTGGTGACACTCTTGCCCGAGGGGGCCGAGGAACACGATTTCGAAATGACGGCCGATCAGGTGCGTCAGCTCAGCCGCGCCGACCTGCTCGTGCTGGTGGGAAATGGCCTGGATACTTGGGCAGAGTTGAAGCCCGGGACGACCGCCGGCGCGAAGCAGCTCGCCGTTTTGCGAATGGGCGATTTGCTCAAAGATTTCAAAGCCGATAATTCTGCGAAACAAATGCCGGTCGCAAGTAAGCCGTCGGTTGCGCCGGCGGCTCCGGCGAACGCGATTCCGCCCGCGTCAGGTCCTGCCGCGGCGTCGGAAAATCTCGCCGCTGCCGACACCCGGCCCGACAGTGCCACGCGCCTTGGGCCGCCGCCTCCGCCGGTGCCGGATGCAGCCGCTTCGGCCGCGCCGAACAATCATTTGTGGCTCGATCCGGTGCTCGTCGCTCGGTTTGTCCAGGCGATTGCACATCCGCTGTGCGAGCGCTATCCGGAGCATCGGGCCGAAATCGAAAAAGCGGCGTCCCGGCTTCTGGACGACGTGCAGCGAATTGACCAAAATTACCGCCACGAGCTATCCATGGTGCGACGGCGCGAGCTTGTCACGTTTCACAATGCGTTCGACTTGATCGCCAATCGCTATGGCTTGCTCATCGTGGCCCGGCTCACGGACATCGAGGCCGATCCGCACGGTGGGGTGCCGCCCGACGCCTACCTCGGGGCGATCAAAGCCATCAAGAAATATGGCTTGATGGTGATTTATTCCGAGCCCGAGTTTTCCGCGCAGGAAGTGGCCGGGATTCGGCGCGAAACGGGCGTTGAATTGCTGACGCTCGATCCGCTGGGCGGCCCGAAAATCGACGGCTACCGCACCTACCAGGAAATGATGGAATCCAATCTGAAAACGCTCGTCAGGGGGCAAGGGCTTGACACACCCGGTCCCGAGCTCCCTGTGCCGGTTCTTCCCGACACCGCGAGGCGAACACGGAGCACGGATCCTGATTTCGATGTGCCGCTCCACATTCCGTCCGGCGAAAAAAAACAGAAGAAGAGCGGCCGGCCCGATCTACTCTCGGACCCCGACTTGCGGTTTCCGCCGATTGTCGCGCCGCGCATTGAACCGTCGGGGTCCGGCGATTCCAATCCGGCATTTCCGCATTCGCAGCCGTGACGGATGAAATGCAGCACGCGGAGGTGCGCAGACGCGGGGGAAAAGAAGAATGCACGGAATGGCGGCGATCGAACGAATAGGAACGCCGTTGGCTACGAATCTTCATCACGACCGCCCCATTGGCCCGGAACCGTGCCCGCATGGCAGCCTGGCCGAGCATCGGGCCGGGTCCGACGCGGTTTGCCTGGACGGTGTGAGCTTCAGCTATCCTTCGACCCGCGGGTCAGCGGATCGCTCGCTGGCGCTTCGCGATGTGACTCTGCATGTCGAGCAGGGCTGCAGCCTGGGAATCATCGGCCCAAATGGCGCCGGAAAAACGACGCTATTGAAAATCATTCTTGGCTTGCTCGAAGGATTTCGCGGCACCGTCCGAGTGCTGGGAATGACGCCGCGAGAGGCTTGCCGCCGGGGCGGGCTGATCGGCTACGTACCGCAGCGCCACGATGCCGAATGGCGATTTCCGCTCACCGTCAGGCAAGTGGTGCGCATGGGGTTGATCGGCAAAACCGGTCCGCTGCAGTGGTATTCGCGCGCTGATCGGCAACATGTCGAATTGCTGATGGAGCAACTCGGGATCGCGCCGCTGGCCGATCGCCCGATCGGCGATTTATCCGGGGGCCAGCAACAGCGGTGCTTCATTGCCAGGGCACTGGCCGCCAAGCCAAAAATCCTGATCCTCGACGAACCGCTCGTCGGCGTCGACGAGGCGGGGCAACAGCAGTTTGCCGAGTTGAGCCGCCGGCTGCACAATGGCTTGAATCCGGCGGCGAAGGGGCCGCGTGCGGCGACCGGCGATGGCGGTAGTTCGAGCACCGATTCGAAGCTGACTCTGGTGATCGTCAGCCACGATATTCGCGCCATTGCCGCGAGTTGCAGCCGCGTGGCTTGTCTCAATCAAATGATTCATTATCACGATTCGCCGGCCGGCCTAACCGAAGACGTGCTCCGCGAGGTGTTTCAGCACGAAATTTCGTCGGTCCTTCGCGCGCCAAAAACCCCTCCGCACGATTCGCTCCCCAGCATGCACGATCTGCAAGATAGCTTGCCGAAACCGCCGGCCGATCAAACGGCGAAGGAAAACATCGTTGGGCGGAAATAATCGATTGGCCATGCTCCAGCGATCCACGGTCGTAGCTCCCGAGCCGCTATTGGCATATCTGATCGGCTCGCTCGGATTGCAGCGCAAAACCGCCAAAACGCTGTTGAAGCACGGGGCCGTCGCCGTGAATGGCCGGACGGTGCGGCAGTTCGATCAATCGCTCGCGGTCGGCGATGAAATTGCGGTCAGCGATGCGCGAACCGCCGCCGCCGCCGACCGATTGAGGCATGCCCGAATCAAACCGGTCTTTGAAGACGACGCTATGATTGTCGTCGAAAAACCCGCCGGTCTGTTGACCGTTGCCACCGACAACGAGAAGACCGACACGCTGTTCGTTCGGCTGAACGAGTACTTGCGAGACGTTACCCGCACCGCCCGCGCCCCAACTTCGGATCAAGCGCTGGTGGCGCATCGGCTCGATCGAGACACTTCGGGCCTGGTGGTGTTCGCCAAAACGCCGGCGGCGCAACAGTATTTGCATGCCGCCTGGCCCGAGGTTGAAAAGATTTATCTGGCAATCGTCGTCGGCCGGCCGGAATCCGAGCGGGGCACGATCACGAGCTACCTCACTGAAACGACGTCGCTACAGGTTTTTAGCAACGATCGGGAAACGCCCGACGGACGATTGGCGGTCACGCATTATCGCGTGTTGCAATCGCGGGGCGAGTTTTCGCTCGTGGAGGTGCGGCTCGAAACCGGTCGCAAGCATCAAATCCGCGTTCATCTCGCCGGCCTGAGCTGCATCGTTGCCGGCGATCGGCGCTACGGGGCAAAGCTCGATCCGTGCCGGCGGCTGGCGTTGCACGCCCAAAAATTGACGCTTCCACACCCGACGAGCGGCGAGCGAATCAGTTTCACATCGCGACTGCCGTCGGCGATGCACAAACTGTTTCCAAGCTGGAAACAGCCGACGACTTGAGAGTGACGATATCGGTGGGCCATTCCCACGGCTCTGCGTGGGTGGTTTTGGCAAATAAACACATGTCCACGCAAGGCCGTGGACATGGCACCCATAATCAACTCCTATCGTCGCCCCGTTTCGGCGGCAATCCAGGTCAACCGATCAATTCGGCAATCGGGTCGGGATGGGTGACCAAGTATTGTGGCCTCCCGTTCGGGTCGCGGATAGTCGTGGTTTGCGGATCGATGCCGAGGAGATGATAGAACGTGGCGAACATTTCCTGCAAGTGGACGGGCCGATCCTGGGCGGTTTCGCCGTAGCGATTCGTCGAGCCGATCACCTGTCCCATCCGCATTCCGCCGCCGGCGACCAATGCACTTGCGGCCCGAGCCCAGTGGTCACGGCCGGCGCCGGGGTTGATCCGTGGAGTGCGGCCGAATTCGCCCCACATGACGATCATCGTGCTGCCGAGCAACCCCGAGGCATCGAGGTCCTCGATCATCGCGCTAAGGGCTGTATCGAGCGGAGGCAATTGCCGGCGGAGCGACGTGAAATTCTGCGCGTGTGTATCCCAACCGCCCCAACTCATGCTGATGATTCGGACGCCGGTTTCGATCAGCCGCTTGGCCACGAGGAACGTGCTCAAGCTTTGATCGGTGTTGATTCCATAGCGCTCGCGGACTTTTGTATCGGCCTTTTCCCAGTTGAGGGCATCCGCCATTTTGTTCGACGTGATCAGGCCGACCGCCCGTTGATTGAAGGCATCCATCGCATCCATGGCGTGCGTGCTATCGACGTCGCGGCGGATGCGGTCGAGCCGGCCAAGCAATTCGGTGCGGCTGTGGAATCGATCCAAACCGATTTGCTGCAACTGCAAATCGCCCCGCCCTTCGCTGTTTGGCCGGAATCCGGAATAGACGGGTCCGAGAAATCCGGTGACCGAATGGCCCGACAGATCGACAAATGTCGGCACCGACTTTTCGGTCGTCGGGCCGCGGAGCTTGGAAACGACGCAGCCCAAGCTCGGATGGCCACCGAGGCTCTTCAATTCGCTTTGCGACCAGCCGCTTTCCGTTTGATTCGGGGCATGTTCGTCGCGGATGTCGGTCAGCGAGCGGACGATGGCAATCTTCTTGCCCAACCCCGCCAGCTTCGGCATGAGGTGGCAGATTTCCATGCCGGGGACGGTGGTGGCGATCGGATGGAATTCGCCGCGGATTTCCGGCGGAGCGCTTGGCTTGAGATCGAAGGTGTCGATGTGCGAGGGGCCGCCCGAAAGATAAACGTTGATAATCGATTTCTGTGAGGCCGGCGCTTGCAGGTTGCCTTGGGCCGCCGCTGCCTCGCCACGGAGCAAGCCGGGCAACGTCAGTCCGCCGAAGCCCATGGCGCCGATCTTGAGAAAGTTGCGTCGTGTCAGGCCGTCGCAGTAGCTCTGCCGCTTGCCAAAGAGAGTCAGCATGGCTCGAATCCTCCGCGGATAAAGGTGGGAATCGCGGAACGACTTCGTCACACCAGCGGGCAAACTTCCTGTTTGGTGCGGCGGAAGGCGGGCAACCGGCCATCCGGCTGGTTTGCTAGGGATTCGTTATACCACTTCCGAGCGACAAATCAACCATTGTTTATGCTTTATTTTGAGCGGGCCACGCCCACAAGAAGGCACTCGCGAAACCGCAAGCGCGCATCGAACCGGCGCTTGAGCATCCGGCTCGCTTATGGTTTCGCGCGTCGGCAACCGCGGTGATTTCCGGCCGATATCAGCCGATCTTTCCCGCTTTTTCCAGATACGCGATCACTTCATCGGCCAGCGCGTCGGCCGATTTGGTGCCCCCGTCGAGGACGAGTTCCGCGTTTGCCGGCGCCTCGTAGGGATCGTCGATACCGGTAAAGCCCTTCAACTCGCCGGCCCGGGCCTTTTTGTAGAGCCCCTTTGGATCGCGTTTCTCGCACACTTCCAGCGGCGCATCGACAAACACTTCGATGAAATCGCCCGGCTTGAGCCGCGCCCGCACCGCATCGCGATCGCGACGATAGGGGCTGATAAACGCCGTCAGAGCGACGGTGCCCGAAGCACAGAACAACTCGGCGACGGCCCCGATGCGGCGAATGTTTTCCTCGCGGTCTTGAGCGGAAAAACCAAGCCCGAACCGCTTGGCAAATTCCTCGCCGTGCCGCTCCTTCAGCAGGGCGGGCGACGCGTTGAGGCCCATCCGCACATTGTCGCCGTCGAGCACAAAACTCTCCACGCCGCGCTGGTGCAGCTTATGGTCGACAAGGTTGGCGATGGTGCTCTTGCCGCAAGCGCTCAGACCTGTGAACCAGATCACGCATCCCTTGTGCTTATGAGATTGCTCGCGCTCTTCGCGGCTGACGCTGTGATCGTGCCAATGGACTTGAACTTTTTCTTCAGACATGGCGAGACGAACTCCTGAACTCGATTGTGAAGGCGTGACAAAAAAATACCGGCCGATTTGGAACACCGGATGATAGCCGAGCGCAAGAACTGCGCAAAGGGTGGGCATTTCCGCAGCGACAAAGTCTCGGCTGGATGCGCTTGTAAGTGGATCGAACCAGCACGGCGAAAGTCCTCGTCAAGGCGTGGGTTTGAGATTTGTCACCGAACGCAACTGCGTTGCCGCGACGCGGGCGAGCCCCGATGAGGTAACACCATCACCGGGAAAGCCGGATGTGCGAAATCCGCTTTTCCGGTTGGGCGGGACGTGGTGCCGAATTCACTCGGTTTTCCCGACTCCGATCTTAGACGCCCCAGGGGTTTGGCACGCGGCTGCGATTGTGTCTAGGATAGGGCTCCCGACCGCACGGACGGCCATTCACAAATCCACCGCGCCGGTCGACGTGCAATTCGCAGCGAGCCCCATGGAGTCGCCCCCAAAATGCGGTGCCGAATTCTAAGATATTGCCAGTCCCGATTGCGCTGGGCCCTGGTTGTGGTTGCACTGATCGTCTTTGCGAAGCCGCTCGCGGCTGGAGATTTCAGCACGCAAGTGATGTCTGCCACGTTCAAGATCATCGATCCAAAATCGACAGCCACCGCGTTCGTCCTCAGTCGGCCGCTCAAGGGAGAAAGGGGGAAGCCTGAGCAATTCGAATCGGTATTGGTCACCGCGGCGCACGTTTTCGAGCTGACCGAGGGAAACGACGTTACCCTGCAATTGCGCAGCAAGAAAGGGGAGGGCGATTATCAAAAATTGCCGATGAAACTGCCGATCCGCGCCCGCGGCAAACCGCTTTGGTTCAAGCATCCGTCGGCCGACGTGGCGGCGATCCGTCTTTCGCCCCCCAAGGAGGCCGAGATTCCGCGGCTTTCGCTAGACCTTTTGGCCGACGACTCGACCTATAAAAAATTCGAATTGCATCCCGGCGACCGGATTTTTGGCTGCGGTTATCCGCACCAGGTCGAGGCAAACGCCGCCGGATTCCCGCTATTGCGGAGCGGCGTTATTGCGACATTTCCCTTGCTGCCGGCAAAGACGGTGAAATCCTATTTCGCCGATCTGAACACCTTCGAAGGCGACAGCGGCAGCCCGGTGTTTTTCGACGAAACGAATCGCTCGTATGGGGGAAAGGCGCAGCCGGGCGCCGTGCGGCTGATTCTGGGCATCGTCATCGCGCAAGAATTCTTCGACGAGGAAGTAAAGATGCACTACGGCACGATCAAAGCCCGGCAGCGGCTCGGCTTGGCGATCGTCGTGCCGGCCGAATTCATCCGCGAAACCGTGCAACTGGTGCCGCCAAAACCGTGACCCTAAGCCGTATTTGCTCGAACTAGTGGTTGCCAGCTTGTCGACGCCGCCTCGTCAGCCAAGAGCTCACGGGGTATGATGAAGGAAGGTGAGAAACGGTCGCCCGCCGTCGGTGTATTCAGTCTTAGGTGATAGACAATGATGTCCTTTCGAAAAGTGGGCGAGTATGTTTCGGCCGAGCCGTTTCGGCCATTTCGGATTACGATGGCGAGCGGCCAAACTTACGATATTCGGCATCCGGAAATGATTCTCGCGGGCCGAGCGACGGTTCGCGTCTACACCGCCACCGGCGACGAGCAGCAAGAGCGCTGGCATGACCTTTCGCTGCTATTGATGGAAGCCTTGGAACCGATCATCGCAACGTCGGAAACCGCCCACTAACAACGCGTACTTGCTCATTTGTCGTTCCATTCTTAAGCATTTCCCCGCATGACCAGTTTGCCGATCATCGATTCGCCCGTTTTGCCGGTCGCCAAAGGCGCCCCTGCTGCTCCCGGTCAAAAGGGGACCTACGCCTTCGTCAGCCTCGGGTGCCCCAAAAATCTCGTCGACAGCGAACGGATGCTTGGGCTATTGCAGCTCGACGGCTATCGGCTCGTGCATGATCCGGTCGGCACCGATTTTGTCGTCGTCAATACGTGCGGCTTTATCGAGCGAGCTCGGCAGGAATCGTACGGGGTTATCCGCGAAATGCTCGCATTGAAGCGGCAGGGACAAACGCGCGGGGTGATCGTTTCCGGATGCCTGGCCGAGCGCGAGAAAGAGGCGCTGCTGGATGCTTGTCCGGGCGTCGATCGATTGGTCGGCGTGTTCGGGCGGGAACACGTCACGAAGATGGCCGACCGGCTGTTCGGCAATCTCGACGAACAACGGACGGTTTTCCAACCGGCTCCGACGCGGCCTCTTTCCGACCGTTCGCGGCTGCGGATCACGCCGCCGCATTTCGCGTATCTGAAAATCTCCGAGGGATGCAATCGGCTCTGCACGTTCTGCGCAATCCCGAAGATGCGCGGCAAGCACCATACGAAGCCGATGGAAGAAGTGATCGCCGAGGCCAAGGAGCTCGCGGCCGATGGCGTTCGGGAATTGAATATCGTCGCCCAAGATACGACCTACTACGGCATCGATCTCTACGGCCGGCCACGGCTCGCCGAATTGCTGAGCGAATTGACCCAGATCGAGGGGCTGGAGTGGATTCGCTTGCTCTATCTCTATCCGGAGCACTTTACCGACGAATTGATGGACGTGCTTGCCGACGATAACAAGATTTTGCCGTATCTGGATATTCCGCTACAGCACATCAACGACACGATGCTCCGCCGCATGCAGCGGCGCGTGAA
This genomic window contains:
- a CDS encoding (2Fe-2S)-binding protein, producing the protein MLPDDELCLCFHVTKRKVENFLRVERPRRASQISECFGAGTGCGWCRPFLQRLFDRATEAANLPASNPAADLPAADEYARERSRYVRAGGGTPPPGATPIVPAADAAADEAAS
- a CDS encoding metal ABC transporter substrate-binding protein, translated to MSFSFRTVWALPLVVAGLALVGCGQEKAAETGPPKPVIAVSIFPVASLVQQLTDDWAEVVTLLPEGAEEHDFEMTADQVRQLSRADLLVLVGNGLDTWAELKPGTTAGAKQLAVLRMGDLLKDFKADNSAKQMPVASKPSVAPAAPANAIPPASGPAAASENLAAADTRPDSATRLGPPPPPVPDAAASAAPNNHLWLDPVLVARFVQAIAHPLCERYPEHRAEIEKAASRLLDDVQRIDQNYRHELSMVRRRELVTFHNAFDLIANRYGLLIVARLTDIEADPHGGVPPDAYLGAIKAIKKYGLMVIYSEPEFSAQEVAGIRRETGVELLTLDPLGGPKIDGYRTYQEMMESNLKTLVRGQGLDTPGPELPVPVLPDTARRTRSTDPDFDVPLHIPSGEKKQKKSGRPDLLSDPDLRFPPIVAPRIEPSGSGDSNPAFPHSQP
- a CDS encoding ABC transporter ATP-binding protein is translated as MATNLHHDRPIGPEPCPHGSLAEHRAGSDAVCLDGVSFSYPSTRGSADRSLALRDVTLHVEQGCSLGIIGPNGAGKTTLLKIILGLLEGFRGTVRVLGMTPREACRRGGLIGYVPQRHDAEWRFPLTVRQVVRMGLIGKTGPLQWYSRADRQHVELLMEQLGIAPLADRPIGDLSGGQQQRCFIARALAAKPKILILDEPLVGVDEAGQQQFAELSRRLHNGLNPAAKGPRAATGDGGSSSTDSKLTLVIVSHDIRAIAASCSRVACLNQMIHYHDSPAGLTEDVLREVFQHEISSVLRAPKTPPHDSLPSMHDLQDSLPKPPADQTAKENIVGRK
- a CDS encoding RluA family pseudouridine synthase — translated: MLQRSTVVAPEPLLAYLIGSLGLQRKTAKTLLKHGAVAVNGRTVRQFDQSLAVGDEIAVSDARTAAAADRLRHARIKPVFEDDAMIVVEKPAGLLTVATDNEKTDTLFVRLNEYLRDVTRTARAPTSDQALVAHRLDRDTSGLVVFAKTPAAQQYLHAAWPEVEKIYLAIVVGRPESERGTITSYLTETTSLQVFSNDRETPDGRLAVTHYRVLQSRGEFSLVEVRLETGRKHQIRVHLAGLSCIVAGDRRYGAKLDPCRRLALHAQKLTLPHPTSGERISFTSRLPSAMHKLFPSWKQPTT
- a CDS encoding DUF1501 domain-containing protein, whose product is MLTLFGKRQSYCDGLTRRNFLKIGAMGFGGLTLPGLLRGEAAAAQGNLQAPASQKSIINVYLSGGPSHIDTFDLKPSAPPEIRGEFHPIATTVPGMEICHLMPKLAGLGKKIAIVRSLTDIRDEHAPNQTESGWSQSELKSLGGHPSLGCVVSKLRGPTTEKSVPTFVDLSGHSVTGFLGPVYSGFRPNSEGRGDLQLQQIGLDRFHSRTELLGRLDRIRRDVDSTHAMDAMDAFNQRAVGLITSNKMADALNWEKADTKVRERYGINTDQSLSTFLVAKRLIETGVRIISMSWGGWDTHAQNFTSLRRQLPPLDTALSAMIEDLDASGLLGSTMIVMWGEFGRTPRINPGAGRDHWARAASALVAGGGMRMGQVIGSTNRYGETAQDRPVHLQEMFATFYHLLGIDPQTTTIRDPNGRPQYLVTHPDPIAELIG
- the cysC gene encoding adenylyl-sulfate kinase, which encodes MSEEKVQVHWHDHSVSREEREQSHKHKGCVIWFTGLSACGKSTIANLVDHKLHQRGVESFVLDGDNVRMGLNASPALLKERHGEEFAKRFGLGFSAQDREENIRRIGAVAELFCASGTVALTAFISPYRRDRDAVRARLKPGDFIEVFVDAPLEVCEKRDPKGLYKKARAGELKGFTGIDDPYEAPANAELVLDGGTKSADALADEVIAYLEKAGKIG
- the rimO gene encoding 30S ribosomal protein S12 methylthiotransferase RimO; amino-acid sequence: MTSLPIIDSPVLPVAKGAPAAPGQKGTYAFVSLGCPKNLVDSERMLGLLQLDGYRLVHDPVGTDFVVVNTCGFIERARQESYGVIREMLALKRQGQTRGVIVSGCLAEREKEALLDACPGVDRLVGVFGREHVTKMADRLFGNLDEQRTVFQPAPTRPLSDRSRLRITPPHFAYLKISEGCNRLCTFCAIPKMRGKHHTKPMEEVIAEAKELAADGVRELNIVAQDTTYYGIDLYGRPRLAELLSELTQIEGLEWIRLLYLYPEHFTDELMDVLADDNKILPYLDIPLQHINDTMLRRMQRRVNRTQTMQLLDRLQARIDGLVLRTTLITGFPGETDEQFNDLVGLIAERRFQRLGVFTYSFEAGTPSARLDGHLPDDVKEARREAVMAAQQEVAFAWNEEQLGQQREVLLDAPVPNEPNVWVGRTYAEAPDIDGVVYVTGEGLQAGQIVPCEIVATSEYDLIAAPVGEPS